The genomic region GTTGTTGATGTCGTCAAACCGCGAAAACTGCGCGCTGAAAGCCCGCACTTCGCCCGGCTGAAGCGTTCCCAGCGATACCGTCTGGGTGTCGTACACCATCTGGCCAAACCCGTATATCGTCACGATCACGCGCACGTCCGCAAGCTGGGACGAACTGCGGTTCGCCGCCTGGCCCGCCACGTTGTAATAACGCTGCGTCGCCACCGCCGGCCACCCCTCGAAGCGCCCGCTACGGAACGCCGCCACATTGAATATGGCCAGCGGGTCCGCCTCCCGGAAACGGCGCTCCGCCTCCGCGGGATCAAGCACTGTCCACACGCCGTCGTTGCCCCGGGACATCCGCGTCCGAATCACCGTGTCGTCTTTCAACTGCGGCCAGCGGCCGAGCAGTTCCCGGTACACCCCCCCCGCCTCCGCATACCTCCCGGTGTCCCAGTAAAGGTTCGCCAGTTGAAGCCCCAGCGACATGTTGTCCGGGGACGCGGCATACTGTCCTTTGTATTCCGCAATCTTGGCCTCGGCCTCCGGCGGCAAACCCTGCGTGGACCGTTCCGCCGTCAGGCGGCTTATGTATTCCCGGCTGTCCTCGGCATATTCCCCGTCCGGGGACAGCGCGACGTACTGGTTGAAATTCTCCAGCGACTGGTTGTACTCGCCGACCTTGTAATAGGCCACGCCCAGCAGGTGCCGAGCCTCGATCCCCGACTTGTCGCCGGGATACCGCGTCGCTATCTGCTGAAGGCGCGGGATCACCAGGGAATACTGGCCGCCCTTCACCATCCTGCGCGCAACGGCAAGCTCCTTCGCCGCCCCCGCGCCCGATGTGGAATGGGCCTCCTTTGCGGACTCGCCGCCGCCCCCGGCCGCAACCGGCCCCGTCGTGACACAGCCCGAAAGGGCGGACACCGCCGCCACTAAGGCCGTCAAAATCAATGCGTTGTGTCGTTTGCCCAAAACTCAGGCTTCCTGTCGTGACAGTTTCCGGGAAATGCCGCGAAAAGGTCACCCTTTTTGCAGCCGTTCCAGAACTTTCGCGGTCACATCATCCGGTTGAACTTTTATTTCAAGGCTCTCGAGATAGCCCTTGGCCACGATCAAATCGTATTCACTGTCCTTGCCCACCGCCGCTATCGCCTTCACCGCCCGCTCGCTGGCCTGACTGATGAGTATCCAGTACTTTGCGGTGCCGGACTCTATCTTGTTGTGCTTGATGGACTTGTACTCCTCCGTCGCCATCACCACCGCCTTGTAGTCCACCGCCGCAGGCTTCGAGAACTCGCCCGGTTTCCCCCAGAAAACCTTCTGCTCGTCCACCTTCTCAGGGGGTATCGAGTACGATTCTGCCACAGCGGACACCGCAAGCGCAAAGGCGCACAGCGCGGCGGCAATTATTTGCCGGGTCACATGCCGCCCCGCCCTCATCGGCGCTCGATTCCGCTACGGGGCGGGTTTGTTTCTCTGTGGGGCGCATGCATGCTTGATGGTTCCCTTTGCGCCCTACTTCCGGCGCATAAAGGCTTTCTTTCGCCTGCCGTCCTTGCCAGAGGCAATTCCTTCGAAAACGCGGCGTAATCCGTTGGCCCGAAAGCAAATGGACCCCGATGCGGTGCCAACCACATCCTGCCGTTAATGCAGTCTATACCCTTTCCACAAGAAAGGTTTCAGGCCCGCCAAACAATTTGACTCACCATAACACACAAAATGGCGCACCGATTCACGGCTTCACAACAACATGATGTGGGATTCACCCGAAGATGTCAAGATGACCCGGCCCCGCCCTTCAAAATCACCCCCACCCCATCCTCTTCTTCCCCTTTATCCTCTTTTTTGTGCCTCCTGTGCCTTTTGTGGCCCATCTTCCCTTTTGCGCTCCTTGCGCTCCCTGCGGTTATCTACTCCCATCCGTCCCATCAGTCCCTTCCCCCCCGCTTCATGTCAACACGTTCCCACTGTCCCATCGTTACCACAACATTGACCCGCGCATGCCGCTGTTATAGAATGGCTCAAGGCCGGAAACCATGGCCCGGCGTCGTCTGTGAAAGGAACTCCCCCGCATGACCCGTTATCCGTGGATGGCAGTCGGTGTTTTGGCATGTTGCGCGCTTTTCGCCTCCGGCGGATGGGCCCAGCAGGACGCCCTCGAGGAACTCTGGATTGGCGCGGCGGAACTCCCCGGAAACCCGGGGCTGCGCATCGTCTCCAACATCCCCGAAACCCTTCCCGCCGGTGAGGCGGTGGTTTTCTCCTTTACCGTCCTTTCTGATCAACCCCACGACAGGGCCTCTCTCAATTTGCAGATAGTGGACGGCCAGGGAAACCCGGCGCATGAGGCCCGGACACCCGCCGCGCCGCTTGAGAAGGGCGAAAACCTCT from Candidatus Hydrogenedentota bacterium harbors:
- a CDS encoding tetratricopeptide repeat protein is translated as MGKRHNALILTALVAAVSALSGCVTTGPVAAGGGGESAKEAHSTSGAGAAKELAVARRMVKGGQYSLVIPRLQQIATRYPGDKSGIEARHLLGVAYYKVGEYNQSLENFNQYVALSPDGEYAEDSREYISRLTAERSTQGLPPEAEAKIAEYKGQYAASPDNMSLGLQLANLYWDTGRYAEAGGVYRELLGRWPQLKDDTVIRTRMSRGNDGVWTVLDPAEAERRFREADPLAIFNVAAFRSGRFEGWPAVATQRYYNVAGQAANRSSSQLADVRVIVTIYGFGQMVYDTQTVSLGTLQPGEVRAFSAQFSRFDDINNVVRHECLGTFRR